The genomic region AGCTATCCATCCTTCACCATACGGGTCTATATTTAGTAATTCAGGTTCTTCTAATAATCTCTCGTTTACCTCTACTATTTCTCCGGATACTGGAGCATAGTACTCACTTGTCGCTTTTACTGATTCAATAACGCCTAGTTCTTCACCTTTTCTAATGTTTCTACCTGTTTCAGGTAGTTCAATGCCAACTATATCTTTCAATTCTTTCTGCGCATAATCAGCGATGCCCATAACAACTATTCCATTTTCTATTTTAGCCCATTCGTCCGTTTCAGTATATTTTCTATCTGTCTTTACAATGTATTTCTTCCTACCTACTTCAACAATTATCTCATCAGGCATGTTTACACCCAATGAATTGTTTTAGATGATGTTATAAAAATATTAGTTAGACTTCTCCATGTAACATTATTTTTAATAGTTTGGTTTCTTCCTCGCCACTTATTTTAAACCCATAATGTATTTCTAGAAAGTTCTTTCTAAACTCTATTACCTTATTTCTTATCTCCTTAGGATCCCTCTTATCTATAACTACTAATCGCATGAACTCAGCTATAGTTTTCATATCTTCTTCCTTCATACCCCACCTAGTTACTTCTTGAACTCCTAGACGAATACCACTTGGGTTCTTAATATCTTCTGGTTTATCCCATGGTAGCATGTTCTTGTTCACAATAATATTTGCCTCCTCCAATAATTTTGCGTTCTTGGCTCCGCCACCGTGTTCTCTAACATCAATTATTACTTGGTGGCTCTCAGTATATCCCTTGTTTTCACCTATAACTTTGAAGCCGTTTTCTGCAAGAGCTTCTGCAAACGCTTTTGCATTCTTAACGATTTGTTCAGCGTATTGTCTACCGAAATACTTCATTTCTAAACCTGTTACTGCAAGTGCTGCTAATCTATGTAGATGATGATTTGAAACGAACACTGGGAATACAATTTTTGAAACTTTTTTATAGTCGTCTTTTGTAACGGTTGCTATTAGTCCTCCTTGTGGTCCAGGGAATGTTTTATGTGTCGATGAAGTCAGTATATCTGCTCCTTGTTTCAAGGGGTTCTCCCAGACTTTTCCGGTAATGAGTCCGAGAACATGTGCTACATCATACATGAGTTTTGCTCCTACACTATGTGCAGCTTCAGCTATTTCTTTGACTGGATGGGGAAATATGTATAGGCTTCCTCCAAGTATAACTATTTTTGGTTTAACTTTTTCAATCACTTTCTTAGCTCCGTCAACATCTATGTTCCACTCCTCTATATTGAATGGCATTTCTACTTGTTCTATACCGAGTCCTCCAAGTGTTCCGTATCGTGTATGGCTTACATGTGCACCTGCCTGGACAGGGACTACAACAGCTTTATCTCCATGTTCTGCAAAAGCTTTGAATACTGTTGCATTCGCTATTGTTCCACTAATAGGTCTTAGCTCAACATAGTCTGTTTCGAGTAGTTCACCAATTATTCTTTGTGCCTTAACCTCTAATTCATCAACAAATTTTAATCCTTGATAGAATCTCTTAAACGGTTTCCCCTCCGCATATCTATGCATCATATCATTGAGGTAGAGAAGCATTGCCAGAGGGCTCATAACGTTCTCGCTAGCTATGAGATTAATGCATTCTTTCTTCCTCCATATTGTATGGTTAACTGTTAATTCATATATTTCCTTGAGCTCAGGATATTTCTTAGTAATATCTATAACCATGATATGAACACCTCAATATACTATATACCGACACAGATATATAATCTAGAATCATGGGTGAAAATATTTTGATTAAAACTATTCGAATAGGTTTTATAGTGAATCCGATTGCGGGAATGGGTGGGAGAGTAGGGTTAAAGGGTACTGATGGAGAAGCATACTATGAAGCTCTGAGAAGAGGGGCTAAACCAGTATCTCCAATTAGAGCTCTCGAATTCCTTAACAGCATAAGAACGAGAAATATACAAATAATTACTGCCCCTAAAGTTATGGGGGAGGATATAGTTAGAAAATCTAGACTTAGAGATAAATTGTTCAAGATAATAAATAGCATTAACCAACCAACTACACCGGAAGATACCCGTAGAATAGCGAGGCAAATGATCGAAGATATTGATATACTAGTGTTTGTAGGTGGTGATGGAACTGCTAGAGATATTCTTGAAGCAGTTGATAAAAAAGTACCAGTGCTAGGTGTTCCGGCAGGTGTTAAAATGTATAGTGCTGTTTTCGCTACAACACCGCGGGATGCTGCAATAGTTATTGAGGATTTTGTGAAGGGGAATGTAGAGATAGTTGAGAGAGAAGTTCTCGACATAGATGAGGAGGCATTTAGAAGAGATAAACTTGTAGTTAAGCTCTATGGCTACTTATTGGTTCCCGTATCTTCGGGAAGGATTCAGTCAAGTAAGACTATTTACCAAGATTTTTCCGAGGAAGAAAATAAAATAGCTATTGCTAGATACGTAATTGAACATATGGATAAAGATACTATATATATTCTCGGTCCTGGCTCAACCGTTAAGACGATCAATAAGTTACTAGGTATCGATGGAACAATACTGGGAGTCGATGTTATATATAGAGGAAAACTGATCGCGAAAGATGTTGGAGAAAGAGAACTATTAGATATTATTAACAAATATAATAAGGCAATGATAATAGTCTCGCCTATAGGTGGTCAGGGCTTCGTGTTTGGTAGGGGAAACCAACAAATATCTCCTGAGATCATTAGGCGTGTAGGTAGAGAAAATATACTAATAGTTTCTACGTGGAGAAAAATCAATTCGGTCAAGGTATTAAGGGTAGATACAGGTGATTATGAAGTTGATGCTATGCTTAAGGGGTATTGGAAAGTTCTTGTTGATTATAATAGATTTGTTGTTAAAAAAGTAGTTTGACTATTTATTTATGAATGGAAAATCAACGATTTTACCCTCGTAAAACCTGTTTCTCATCATGATCTTAACAGGTAGATCTTCGATAGCATACCTAACATCAATATATGCTTGAGCTATTCCTCTTCTCAAAATAGGAGAGTATGTTCCACTAGTGACCCAGCCTACCACTTGATCCTCTACATAGACAGGAGTATGTTCTCGAGGAATTATCCTTGCATTCTTCTTACTCATTTTTATCCCCATTCTAATCCACCTCACTCCTTCTCTTAAGTATGCTCGTAAAGCTTCTTCTCCAACATATCCCTTCTTACTCCACGTAATAGCTCCTAGCCCGTATCTTAAACTAATTACACATGGGTACTTGGTTGGGTCCTCTCCGTATTCATGATCGCCTAGAACAAAACCCATTTCCATTCTTAAAGTATCTCTTGCAATTATGCCTGCTGGTTTAACCCCTTCTTTGACAAGAATATCTAATAGTTTAGCAATACTGCTATGTTCTCCCCAGATCTCAAATCCATCTTCTCCTGTCCAACCACTCCTACTAACGAGGAATAATTTGATATCATTGAGCTTGATATTGGTTATAAATTGCAGAGGTTTGAGATCAGCTGCTTCTTTTAATCCTATTTTTTCCATTATATTGGGTGATTTAGGTCCTTGTACAGCGATCATCGAGTACTTATGTGTTAAATCTTCTATTACTACTTTGTATTGATGACTATCTATTATGCTTTTTAGATATGACAACATTTTCTCTCTAACTAAGGCATTGGGTACTAGTAGCCACTCCTCATCACTAATCTTGTAGAGCATTTCATCATCTTTTACTCTAGCCCATTGATTAAGAGCGAGAGTCGGTCCACTCATCCATCCAGGCTTTACTTTCGAAAGATCCTTGGTATAAATATATTGTATTAGCTCGAATACATCGGGTCCTCTCAGCCTTACTCTGCCCATATGGCTTACATCAAAGACTCCAACATCGCTCCTAACGGCTAAGTGTTCTTCAATAGTGCTTGTATAACGCATTGGTACCTCCCAGTCACCGAAAAAACCTGGTTCTGCACCCAGTTTTTCCACGTGATAATTTAGAAGCGGGATCTTTGCCAATATTTTCACCCAGTCTACTTTACAAGTCAAATCTATTAATGAAGTATTTAATAAAAAGATATGACAATGCTTCGAAGGTGTTTGGAAATATGGATTCTCATCCATGGATCCCTAATAGTACTAGGGAGATCAGAGAAAAAATGCTGGAGAAAATAGGTGTTAAAAACATTGATGAGTTCTTCAATGATATACCTCGAAATATCAGGATTAGCAAGGAGGAATGGGATAATTTAGAAATTGGATTAAAGAAGCCTATCTCAGAAATTACAGCAAGGAGAATTATCGAAGAAAAACTATCTATGAATAAGGTATTTGTTCCCCTACTCTTTCTAGGAGGCGGTGCTTATCCACACTATGTGCCATCGGTGATAAAATACTTGATTTCACGAGGAGAATTCTTAACCTCTTATACACCTTATCAACCCGAGATCTCACAGGGAATTCTTCAAGCATTATTCGAATACCAGAGCTTAATGGCTGAACTATTAGATATGGATGTAGTTAATTCCTCCATGTACGATTGGGCTTCTGCACTAGCTGAAGCCTTACTTATGAGTCTTAGAGTTAAGAAAAATAAGAAAAAAATATTGCTACCATCAAACATGAACCCTATTCATAAAAGAGTTGTAAATACCTATCTCTCTCCTCATAATGTTAGAATTGAATATGTGAATTACAATCATGATACAGGACTCATAGACTTGGAAGATCTTAAAAATAAAATTGATAACGACACAGCAGCAGTATATGTTCAATCACCAAACTTCTTCGGATACATAGAGGAAAATGCAAAAGAAATAGGAGAAATAGTTCATGATATAGATTCCCTGTTTATCATGGGTATAGATCCAATATCTCTAGGGTTGATTAAACCTCCCGGCGAATTAGGCGCAGATATAGCTGTTGGTGAAGGCCAACCATTAGGTTTAGGCTTAAACTATGGAGGCCCGTATCTGGGAATATTTGCTACACGGATGGATATGAAACTTGTAAGACAAATGCCGGGAAGAATAATAGGATTAACAAGATCTGTTGATGGATCAAGAGCTTTCACGATGATATTGCAGACTCGTGAACAACATATTCGTAGAGCCAAGGCAACATCTAATATATGTACAAATGAAGCATTATCAGCTATAGCTGCAGCAATATACTTGGCATTACTAGGTAAGAGTGGAATACGTAAACTAGCCGAACTAATATATTATCGATCACATTATGCTCAGGCTAGACTTAGAGAAATAGGATTGAACACCGATATATTCAAATCCGATTTCTTCAAAGAATTCCCAATAAACTTCGACAATATAGGAGTAAAGTATAGGTATGTTCATGAAAAACTACTTGAAAACAATATTCACGGAGGACTATACATAGGTAACTGGTTCCCGGAACTCGGAGAGACAGCACTATATGCTTTCACAGAGATACATACAAAAAACGATATAGATCTCCTTGTTGAAAAACTAGCTGATATAATAAATGAGTTGAAAAGGTGAGAATAATGTTTAGACAATCTAGATGGGATGAACCCTTAATATTCGAACTTGGAAACAAGGGTAGAAAAGGCTTCATTGTTCCCGAGCCCGAGGAAGAAGTTAAGAGAAAAGTGGGCGGGATAAGAATACCAGAGAAAATTTTACGTAAGAAACCGCCTAATCTCCCCGAAGTAAGTGAAGTAGAAGTGATACGTCATTATACTAGGCTTACGGAAATGAGTTATGGAGTAGACAATGGACCAGTACCTCTCGGATCATGCACTATGAAATATAATCCCAGAATTGCTTGGGAAATAAGCAATGATTATAGGATAAATATGCTTCACCCATTACAAGATGAGAGGACAATTCAAGGACTACTCGAGATATTATATGAGCTTCAGAAATGGCTTGCAAACATTACTGGAATGGATTATTGCTCACTACACCCAGCTGCCGGGGCTCACGGAGAATTCTCTGGTATACTGATTATTAGGAAATACCATGAATTAAAGAAACAACTAGATCGAAAAAGTGAAATCATAATACCTGATTCCGCTCATGGAACAAATCCTGCGAGTGCTTCAATGGGCGGGTTCAAAGTTGTAGAGGTGCCGTCTGGAGAAGATGGTAATATAGATATGGAAGCTTTAAAGAGCGTTGTTGGTGAATCAACGGCTGGCCTAATGATTACTAATCCAAGCACTCTCGGATTATTTGAGGAAAATGTAGTTGAGATATCTAAGATTATTCATGGAGTAGATGGACTACTATACTATGATGGAGCGAATCTTAATGGAATAATGGGTTATACTAGGCCCGGTGATATGGGATTCGATATTGCACATATAAATATTCATAAAACATTTGGCGCTCCTCATGGTGGAGGAGGGCCGGGAGCGGGACCAGTATGTGTTAAGGATAAATTAATTGATGAAGAAAGAAATATTTGGCTGAGAGATCTATTGCCAGGTTATAGAGTTGTTTATGATGAAAAAACTGGATTATATAAGCTGGTTAATAATGAGAAATACAGTATTGGTTTGTTGAAGGCGTTCTTCGGTAACATAGTTCCCCTAATATGGGGATATACATATATATTAATGCTCGGCTCTAAAGGGCTAAGAACAGTTACCGAACAAGCGGTTCTAAACACCAACTACTTCATTTCACTAGTTAAGGACATAAGAGGATACGATATACCTTATGGAAAAGATAGATATCGTAAACACGAAGTCGTGTTAAGCGCTAAACCACTATATGATGATACGGGAGTTTCAGCTGAAGATGTCGCTAAAGGATTGCTTGACGCAGGATTCTATGCGCCCACAATATATTTCCCATTAATTGTTCATGAAGCATTAATGACCGAGTTTACAGAATCAGAAACCATTGAGTACATCGAGAAATATGCTGAAAGATTACAAGAAATAAGCACTATAGCATATAGTGATCCGGAAAAAGCTAAAGAGTGGCCGCTTAATACAAGTGTTAGAAGAGTAGATAATGTAAGAGCTAATCATCCCAAAACCCTTGCCCCAACATGGAGGATTTATATGGAGAAAGTTTGTAGAAAGTATAGTGAATGCTAGCATTGGTGAGAATTAGTAATGTATGATGTTGTAGTAGTAGGTGCTGGAGTAGGAGGTTATCCAGCAGCTATATATCTTGCTAGACATGGTTTGAAAGTTGCTGTGATTGAGGAACATTTACTGGGAGGCGAATGTACAAATTATGGATGTGTCCCGAGTAAAGCTCTATATAATATTGCTGAAGCATTTCGAACTATAGAGAAAGTAGGTGGAAATGCAAATATAGATTGGAATAACTTATCTAGATGGGTATCATCAGTTGTTAAGGAAACACGTAATGGAATAGAATATCTCTTAGAAAGCTACGGTGTTGATATAATAAATTCTAAGGCTGTTCTAAAAAAAGATACTGCGATCAAAATAGGTAATGATATCATTTCTCCTAAGAACATTATACTCGCTCTCGGAACAGATCCTAAACCGCTTCCAAACGTGAATTTTGACGGTAAATATTTGCTGAGTAATAGAGAGGTATTCTATATGGAAGAAAAACCCGAAAAAATATTAATTATTGGTGGCGGAGTTATCGGTGTTGAGGCCGCATACACTTTTTCACAGTTGGGTATAGATGTTACTATTGTTGAAGCAATGCCTAACATACTTCCTTTCCTCGACAAAGACATAAGTTTAACTATGAAAAGATTTCTCAGAGAGAAAAACGTTAAGATCTATGAGAATACTTTTGTCGAAAAAATAACTATTGAAAACAATAAGGTAAAAGCTAAACTATCAAACAATAACCTCATTGAAACCGACAAAATCCTAGTAGCTATTGGTAGGAAACCTAAAACTACAAATATAGGTCTAGAAACTGTACGTGTAGAAACAACTCAAAAAGGCTTTATCAAAGTTAATGAGAAGTATCAAACAACTAATCCCAGAATATATGCTGTAGGAGATGTTATTGGTGAACCATTACTGGCTCATAAAGCAATTCTAGAAAGTATTGCGGCAGCAAGAAATATTTTGGGGGAAGAATCCTTTTCTTTAAGTTACCACTTAGTACCACAGACAATTTTCAGTGGTTTAGAAATTGCTTGGATAGGATATACAGAGAGAGAACTCAGAGAAAAAGGAATAAAGTATCGTAGGATTAGGATGCCAGTATCTCATTTATCAGCGGTTAGAATAAAGGATAGCAAGTATTCTTATGTAAAGATCCTAATGGATGAAAACAATGTTCCATACGGTATATTTGTTGTTTCCCCATTAGCCTCTGAAGTAATATCATCGTTTATACCTTTCATCATGAACAAGATAAGGTTAGAGAAAGCATGGAGAATACCTTATCCACATTTGACAGTATCTGAAACTGTTAGAGAAATTAGCGAATATATTTTGGGCGAACCAATACATTTGTATCTTAAAAAATAATTTTTCACCTCAGATAAATAATTACTAAATCATCTTCGTTAAGGCTTTTATCGAATTTAAAGGATACTATTCCACTGTAATTGTTTAAGTGTATACGGTTTCTTCCGGAGTTAATACTGATTTTTTCATTATGTGTTAGCATTGGTGGTAGAGTAAACATGTATTCATTAATTGTTAATTGATTTTCTTTCTTCGTTATTATTATTAGCTCTGGATATCTATAGCCGGTTAACGGTATTCCTCCAAATACTTTATCTTTTATCATCCATCCTGGAACCACTATAGTGACTGAAGGAGGAGAATTGTTTATGATGCTTGTGTTTAGTACTGTGAATCCTCTTATACCTTGATCATATGGTGAAGCATCATATCTATATGTGTTCGCCATAGTATTATGTGCTAACAATATCTGATCTCCGATTACTTCTACACTAGTTATTCTTGCACCGAAAGCCCCAATTATTTTTACTAGGGGAGGAGCGATATATAGGAGAAGTGTTGGCGATATAATAGTATTTGTTGCTTTCTTAGCTTTTTCCTCGAACTCATTTGTAGGATTGATTACTGAGTGTACAAACATATTATATGGAACGATTACTCCGCCTCCAAATATTTTAGCGTTTGCTCTTGCGGGTCCAAGCTGTGAATATGGAATATCAAGTAATCTAACAAAGTATTTTTCGCCGAGCACTGGGTTATAGACTAATACGCCACCTTTCATAAACGCAAATACTCTACCATATAGTGAAGATACTGGGCCTACAAGAGGATAAAGAACATCTCCATCGTCAATAGTATATTTGCCCGGATCGAATTTATCAATAAGAGTTTTTCTCTCTATTAAATCAACACACTCTATGCCGTTAAAGCTTTTTGGGAAATAATGTATTGAAAAGCATGCATAATCTAAGTTTATAGCCCCCTTTAGTGCGGGTTCATCCAGAATTTTTCTTGTTTTTCCACTTGAAGGATCAAGTTCGTATACTCCTAGGTTTGTGTGGCCGTCAGCTCTTGCTAGTAATAATTTCTGCTCATAAGGATCATATATTATCTCCGATATTTCTCCAACCCATTTCTCTGGATCATGCATGCTTTCCTTCCATATAAGTGAGACTTCATTATTACTTATATCGTATTTGTGGACGTGGCTATACTTATTGCGGAAATCAATAGTGGCTCCTTTACTAGTTCGTCCTCTATAAATAGCTGGTGCATGAACCCATCCACCAAAATAGATTGAATCATCTATAGCATATACAGCATTATATGTGTCTCCGCCTGATACTGGTTTAAAACCTAGTTTTTCGAACTCATATATTTTCCTTATTCCACCACGATCTATGAAATAACCTTGGGCTTCAAAAGCTAACATATAATATAGGACTCCCTTATGATATTTCAGTCCGAATATGCCTCCACTACCCCATTCTGGACCATAATTTGGAGGGTATTCACCAAGATAATCAATAATATGAGTCAACAATGATACACCTACTCGTTTATTTTTCCACACATGTTTTATATATGGCTAGAATAATAATTTATTCCGAACAAACCAAGTATAGGTCAGGATATAATTGTTTATGAGGTGTATAATAGATGAGCAAAACCTATGCCACTCTAGGAGAATTAAAACCAGGTAATTTCATTATTATAGATGGTGAACCATGTAGAATAGTTGAAATGAGCAAAGCTAAAACAGGAAAACACGGAAGCGCTAAAGCACACGTAGTAGCGATAGGATTATTTACAGGTAACAAGAAAACCCTTGTAGCTCCTGTAGATCAGAGGGTAGAGGTTCCAGTTATTGAGAAGAGAGTTGGACAAATAATAGCTGATATGGGGGACTTATTACAAGTAATGGATATGGAAACATTTGAAACATTTGAAGTTGAAAAGCCTAGTGATGAAAAACTTCGAGAAAAACTAAAGCCTGGAGTAGAAGTAGAATACTGGGTTGTCATGGGTAAGAGAATGATTATAAGAACAAGGTAAACAATGTTTTTCCATATACAAAAAATAATTCCTTGCATTACAAGATATTTGCTGCAAGAAAAAATCGATAAAGCAGATAGTTTATCTAGGCAAATCGCTAACAAAGCCTATGATTTTATACAGAAACATGTGGGTCCAAAAGAAATTCAAGAATACATAGACAAAAATACAGGTGGTCTTGGATATAGAAATAAGCTTGTTGGAGCTGATTGGGAAAGAGTCGTCGCTCTTGGATGCTATATAGCATGGGCGGAAGCAGTTTCTAATAAGGATACTGTTTTAGAAATTGGAACAGGGCTTGGCAGAACAAATTATTGCTTACAATATAGTGGTGCTAAACAGATAATTACTATAGATATTGATCCATATATTGTAGGTATAGCCCTAAATAATAATCCATATGAAGCGTTTCAACACGCGCTAAATAATAGATCAATTACGAAAATCATTCTAGGAGATGCTAATATTTTGACAAATATATTACTTAGAATAGGATATTATTTTACCCACATCGTCCATGATGGAGGACCTAATCCCCGTAAAAATCCACGGATTTTTTCAAACAGTTTTCTTTTCAAGCTACATGTTCTCCTAAGGAAAAATGGTAGAATATCGGTGTTTGCAGGTAAGGATCCAAGAATTGTTAGTAGGATATATAAGTTCTTCAAGGATCTAGGATATGAAACATATACATTTAACCCACCCGGACTAAACATAAAAATTGTGAGAGGAATTAAAAGTTCCTAGTCAAGTTCGGGAATAAATAATGGTTTTTCTGCCAAAGTAATCATAGGTATAGATAATCCTGGTTTTGGATGTTTTGAAAATTCTATTTTCTCGTTATCACTAGTAATTATTATATAGTTTTTATCAATTACTTTTTCAGCATCTTCTTTCTCAAGGGTATAATAATAAAACATTGGTAAACCATATAGTTTATAATAGTCTCTGAACACTCCGAGAACGCCTAAGACTAATTTGTTTCTATACTTAAATTTAAGAATATACATCATAGCTTGAGGACTAGAAATAGTTGCTGCTAATCTTACAAGATCGTTTAGACTATTCAATTTTATAGGTATAACCTTTTCCAGATCCAATTCTCACACCTCTTTTTTTGTGTCGAAATAGTCTACTATATAATGTATAGATAAACATAGTTTCTTGATCAATTTTCTTATTTTCCCTAATAAGATATTGTGTGGGTAGCATTATTAATGCTTGTTCATCGCTTATATACTTGAATAATACGTTGCCTCTTTGATCAAGAATGATTGTTGGGACAATATAGCTTAACTTATTCTCATAATAATATATTCCCCCAACTAATACAATCTTTGACCGGGTCATAAGTGCTAATGATTTGATTATGCTCATATAGTTCTTAACGGGATAATCCGGAGCTATTCCTACGAATAATATGTCTGTTCCAAGATATAGGTTAAGCTTTGCTAGTTCTGGATATAGAATTTCGTCATCTAAAACTATGCTATAGTAGATGTTTCTACATCTAAATTTTTTAATTGTTTTTCCTTTGTTAAAGCCTATAATTTTCTCTCGATCGCTTAGTACTATTTTTCTATACTTTTCGATTGGTTCACCTATTATACCCGGAATCAAGAAAGCTGTTACGTAAATCTTTGAACCAGCTTTTTCTATAGT from Staphylothermus marinus F1 harbors:
- a CDS encoding carbon-nitrogen hydrolase family protein is translated as MRTNRVFKIINPFQSETSKHVISSYIAIGHLNVYIRDKRNNLDVARKSLLLAHENYVDTLILPYMQPYGPILDNNISKSTLRKKYGLSLTSGYLASLSIIAKNYGVNVLLMSTIEKAGSKIYVTAFLIPGIIGEPIEKYRKIVLSDREKIIGFNKGKTIKKFRCRNIYYSIVLDDEILYPELAKLNLYLGTDILFVGIAPDYPVKNYMSIIKSLALMTRSKIVLVGGIYYYENKLSYIVPTIILDQRGNVLFKYISDEQALIMLPTQYLIRENKKIDQETMFIYTLYSRLFRHKKRGVRIGSGKGYTYKIE
- a CDS encoding 50S ribosomal protein L11 methyltransferase, with translation MLQEKIDKADSLSRQIANKAYDFIQKHVGPKEIQEYIDKNTGGLGYRNKLVGADWERVVALGCYIAWAEAVSNKDTVLEIGTGLGRTNYCLQYSGAKQIITIDIDPYIVGIALNNNPYEAFQHALNNRSITKIILGDANILTNILLRIGYYFTHIVHDGGPNPRKNPRIFSNSFLFKLHVLLRKNGRISVFAGKDPRIVSRIYKFFKDLGYETYTFNPPGLNIKIVRGIKSS
- a CDS encoding translation initiation factor IF-5A encodes the protein MSKTYATLGELKPGNFIIIDGEPCRIVEMSKAKTGKHGSAKAHVVAIGLFTGNKKTLVAPVDQRVEVPVIEKRVGQIIADMGDLLQVMDMETFETFEVEKPSDEKLREKLKPGVEVEYWVVMGKRMIIRTR